In Haloimpatiens massiliensis, the following are encoded in one genomic region:
- a CDS encoding VRR-NUC domain-containing protein: MEESKIEKYLKKQIELLGGKALKFVSPGTSGVPDRIVLLPQGKIIFVELKAPGKRPRTMQEYRIKELRNLGFRVEIIDSIEKVNKFVREVVI, from the coding sequence TTGGAAGAATCAAAAATAGAAAAATATCTAAAAAAGCAAATTGAATTGTTAGGTGGTAAAGCATTAAAGTTTGTTAGTCCAGGGACGTCAGGAGTGCCAGATAGGATTGTTTTATTACCACAAGGTAAGATAATATTTGTTGAACTTAAAGCACCAGGTAAAAGACCAAGAACTATGCAAGAATATAGAATTAAAGAATTGAGAAATTTAGGATTCAGAGTTGAAATAATAGATAGTATTGAAAAAGTTAATAAATTTGTAAGGGAGGTGGTCATATGA